A single Blattabacterium sp. (Mastotermes darwiniensis) str. MADAR DNA region contains:
- the dnaE gene encoding DNA polymerase III subunit alpha codes for MYLIVDTETTGLPKSYNISITDTDNWPRIVQISWQRHDLLGKLIEFKNFIIKPDNYDIPFNSFKIHGITNEKAEKEGIPLNFVLSEFKKSFEISQCLIGHNLDFDVKVIECEFFRIKEEIIFKKKRFLDTKEASVYYCKLPGIRKKFKWPTLTELYHKLFGIDLSNLHHNAGNDVKATSRCFLELLRIGIISSNDLGIDQEIIIKFREKFHSTISSSMVSFDNHYSPKDAEKKIIEKRKINNDKLKVELKKKRYSHIHNHTSFSILCSTMDIQSMIDKAISFNMPAVGITDYGNMMGSFHFLNSIHSINKKYAPLKKSIKGIIGCEVFISKNYLQKKFTKEQPDQRYHQVFLSKNKAGYHNLSKLCSQGFIEGFYSGIPRIGKNLIEQYKENLIALTGDINAEIPQTILNQGERKAEKIFLWWKELFKEDFYIELLRHGLEEEDYVNNILLKFSEKHHVKYIVQNNTFYLDKKDASAHDILLCVKNGERKSTPIGRGRGYRFGFPNDEFFFKSTEEMKEIFSDLPEAFDFLDELVEKIEFYNLSNKTLLPKFKIPKFFENPMDKVDGGNRGENFFLRSIAYEGAKKRYKNITKEIQERIHFELKTIEKIGYPGYFLIVHNFISKARKMNISVGPGRGSVAGSLVAYCIGITDIDPLKYNLLFERFLNPDRISLPDIDIDFDDRGREKIIDWVVQKYGRNQVAQIITYATMGAKLAIRDTARVLNLSLKETDRIAKMVPNLLSLKVLLSKDYILEKRSKEEMNNIKKLRKIAENKETLEGKILHKAKILEGSIRSTGIHACGIIISPYDIKEYVPVSVSKESDLLLTQFDNNVVERAGLLKMDFLGLKTLTIIKNSFNLIKKRINTAEFSFSLKDEKTYSLFQKGETVAVFQYESPGMQKYLRKLKPDKFEDLIAMTALYRPGPLQYIPNFISRKHGKETITYDLPEMEEFLKETYGITIYQEQVMLISQKIAGFSKGEADFLRKSMGKKQKDELNKMKNKFLRKAMKKGYKKNILEKIWKDWEYFSCYAFNKSHATCYAYIAFQTAYLKTHFPCEYMASVLSNNMDNLKQITYFIKECKRMGISLIGPDINESDAGFKVMDKNCIRFGMRGIKGVGENAVKTIIHEREKNGPFFSIFNLVKRIDLRIVNKKTFDSLVLSGALDAFHVHREQYFHFEEGSKFNTIEKIIQFGSKYQKMKKNNKEDIEITQPMITKVKPWNSLYKLSKEKEVLGVYASSHPLDDYSYERKYFTNSSLNQLNQNEHKFIGKKIHICGILSKIEKRIYSGKKYGIFLLEDHHSSKEFRIYGQQYLKYEHLLFSNSLLYLCILIDQSKYKKERKIHILHIESLQNVLRKFSHKLVIRINIHHLDNFIVNDMENLFSQQIGNKKLHIILYDKENKVYLNFESKKYGVDINSNFLNKLEKIKGLDFCLN; via the coding sequence ATGTATCTTATCGTCGATACCGAAACAACAGGTTTACCTAAGTCCTATAATATTTCTATTACCGATACCGATAATTGGCCGAGAATCGTGCAAATATCATGGCAACGTCATGATCTTCTAGGAAAATTAATAGAATTTAAAAATTTTATTATAAAACCGGATAATTATGACATTCCTTTTAATTCCTTTAAAATACACGGAATTACTAATGAAAAGGCAGAAAAAGAAGGAATTCCTTTAAATTTTGTTCTTAGTGAATTCAAGAAATCATTTGAAATATCTCAATGTTTAATTGGACATAATTTAGATTTTGATGTAAAAGTTATTGAATGTGAATTTTTTAGGATAAAAGAAGAAATTATATTCAAAAAAAAAAGATTTTTAGATACTAAAGAAGCATCTGTCTATTATTGCAAATTACCTGGTATTAGGAAAAAATTTAAATGGCCTACATTAACAGAATTATATCACAAATTATTTGGAATAGATTTATCGAATTTACATCATAATGCAGGAAATGATGTAAAAGCTACATCTCGTTGTTTTTTAGAACTTCTACGTATTGGGATAATATCATCCAATGATCTTGGAATAGATCAAGAAATAATCATAAAATTTAGAGAAAAATTCCATTCTACTATTTCTTCCTCTATGGTTAGTTTTGACAACCATTATTCCCCAAAAGATGCAGAAAAAAAAATAATAGAAAAGAGAAAAATTAATAATGATAAATTGAAAGTGGAATTAAAAAAAAAAAGATATTCTCATATTCATAATCATACTTCTTTTTCTATTCTTTGTTCAACTATGGATATTCAATCCATGATTGATAAAGCTATATCTTTTAACATGCCTGCTGTTGGGATAACCGATTATGGAAATATGATGGGGTCTTTTCATTTTTTAAATTCTATTCATTCTATAAATAAGAAATATGCTCCATTAAAAAAATCCATTAAAGGAATTATTGGTTGTGAAGTATTTATTTCAAAAAACTATTTACAAAAGAAATTCACTAAAGAACAACCGGATCAACGTTATCATCAAGTATTTTTATCAAAAAATAAAGCTGGATATCACAATTTATCCAAACTTTGTTCCCAGGGATTTATAGAAGGTTTTTATTCTGGAATTCCTAGAATTGGAAAAAATTTGATTGAACAGTATAAGGAAAATTTAATCGCTCTTACCGGAGATATCAATGCAGAAATACCACAGACTATTCTTAATCAAGGAGAAAGAAAAGCGGAAAAGATATTTTTATGGTGGAAAGAATTATTCAAAGAAGATTTTTACATAGAGTTATTACGTCATGGATTAGAAGAAGAAGATTATGTCAACAATATACTACTGAAATTTTCAGAAAAACATCATGTAAAATATATTGTACAAAATAATACTTTTTATTTAGATAAAAAAGATGCTAGTGCTCATGATATATTGCTTTGTGTAAAGAATGGAGAAAGAAAATCAACTCCTATAGGTAGGGGTAGAGGGTATAGATTTGGATTTCCAAATGATGAATTTTTTTTCAAAAGTACAGAGGAAATGAAAGAAATATTTTCGGATCTCCCGGAAGCTTTTGATTTTCTGGATGAATTGGTTGAAAAAATTGAATTTTACAATCTATCAAATAAAACATTACTTCCAAAATTTAAAATACCAAAATTTTTTGAAAATCCTATGGATAAAGTAGATGGAGGAAATAGGGGTGAAAATTTTTTTCTAAGAAGTATTGCATACGAAGGAGCTAAAAAACGTTATAAAAATATTACCAAGGAAATACAGGAAAGAATTCATTTTGAATTAAAAACAATTGAAAAAATTGGATATCCTGGTTATTTTCTTATTGTTCATAATTTTATTTCTAAAGCTAGAAAAATGAATATTTCAGTAGGGCCTGGAAGAGGATCTGTTGCTGGATCTTTAGTCGCTTATTGTATAGGCATTACCGATATAGATCCACTAAAATATAATCTTCTTTTTGAACGATTTTTAAATCCTGATAGAATTTCTTTACCAGATATTGACATTGATTTTGATGATCGAGGACGTGAAAAAATTATTGATTGGGTGGTCCAAAAATATGGAAGAAATCAGGTCGCACAAATCATTACATATGCAACCATGGGAGCAAAATTAGCTATTCGAGATACGGCTCGTGTATTAAATTTATCCTTAAAAGAAACAGATCGTATAGCAAAAATGGTTCCTAATTTACTTTCATTGAAAGTACTATTGTCGAAAGATTATATACTAGAAAAGAGAAGTAAAGAAGAAATGAATAATATAAAAAAACTGAGGAAAATTGCAGAAAATAAAGAAACTTTGGAGGGAAAAATTTTGCATAAAGCAAAAATTTTAGAAGGGTCGATAAGAAGTACAGGAATACATGCTTGTGGAATAATTATAAGTCCATATGATATTAAAGAATATGTTCCAGTATCCGTTTCAAAAGAATCTGATTTACTGCTGACGCAATTCGATAATAATGTAGTAGAACGTGCTGGTCTATTAAAAATGGATTTTCTAGGATTAAAAACTCTTACTATAATTAAAAACTCCTTTAATCTTATCAAAAAACGTATAAATACTGCAGAATTTTCCTTTTCTCTAAAGGATGAAAAAACATATTCTCTTTTTCAAAAGGGAGAAACCGTAGCTGTTTTTCAATATGAATCTCCAGGAATGCAGAAATATTTACGGAAACTTAAGCCTGATAAATTTGAGGATTTAATTGCGATGACTGCATTGTACCGACCTGGTCCATTACAATACATTCCTAATTTTATTTCCAGGAAACATGGAAAAGAAACGATCACCTATGATTTGCCAGAAATGGAAGAATTCTTAAAAGAAACTTATGGAATAACCATATATCAAGAACAGGTTATGTTGATCTCCCAAAAAATAGCAGGTTTTAGCAAAGGAGAGGCGGATTTTCTTAGAAAATCTATGGGGAAAAAACAAAAAGATGAACTAAATAAAATGAAAAATAAGTTCCTTCGCAAGGCTATGAAAAAAGGGTATAAAAAAAATATCTTAGAAAAGATATGGAAAGACTGGGAGTATTTTTCTTGTTATGCTTTTAACAAATCTCATGCTACTTGTTATGCCTATATCGCTTTTCAAACAGCTTATCTAAAAACGCATTTTCCCTGTGAATATATGGCCTCTGTATTAAGCAATAATATGGATAACCTCAAACAAATCACTTACTTTATAAAAGAGTGTAAACGTATGGGGATATCATTGATAGGTCCAGATATCAATGAAAGTGATGCTGGTTTTAAAGTTATGGATAAAAATTGCATTAGATTTGGGATGAGAGGAATAAAAGGGGTAGGAGAGAATGCTGTAAAAACGATTATTCATGAAAGAGAAAAAAATGGCCCATTTTTTTCTATTTTTAATCTGGTAAAACGTATTGATTTACGTATAGTGAATAAGAAAACTTTCGATAGTCTAGTGTTGTCCGGAGCATTGGATGCATTTCATGTACATAGAGAACAGTATTTCCATTTTGAAGAGGGAAGTAAATTCAATACTATAGAGAAAATCATTCAATTTGGATCTAAATACCAAAAAATGAAAAAAAACAATAAAGAAGATATTGAAATAACCCAACCAATGATTACGAAAGTAAAACCATGGAATAGTCTATATAAATTATCCAAAGAGAAAGAAGTATTGGGGGTTTATGCTTCTTCACATCCTTTAGATGATTATTCTTATGAGAGAAAGTATTTTACCAATTCATCCTTAAACCAATTAAATCAAAATGAACACAAGTTTATAGGAAAAAAAATACATATATGTGGTATTTTATCTAAAATAGAAAAAAGAATATATAGTGGAAAAAAATATGGGATATTCTTATTAGAAGACCATCATTCTTCTAAGGAATTTCGTATTTATGGACAACAGTATTTAAAATATGAACATTTACTGTTTAGCAATAGTCTATTATATTTATGTATTTTGATTGATCAATCGAAGTATAAGAAAGAACGTAAAATACATATATTACATATTGAAAGTCTACAGAATGTTCTAAGAAAATTTTCTCATAAACTAGTAATAAGGATCAATATCCATCACTTAGATAATTTTATTGTGAATGATATGGAAAATTTATTCTCTCAACAGATAGGAAATAAAAAACTTCATATTATCCTTTATGATAAGGAAAACAAGGTTTATTTAAATTTTGAATCCAAAAAGTATGGGGTGGATATTAACTCTAATTTTTTAAATAAATTGGAAAAAATAAAAGGTTTGGATTTTTGTTTGAATTAA
- the rpsA gene encoding 30S ribosomal protein S1, with amino-acid sequence MSNQTEKKIYNSSVNSSRTQLNNQEKIKSFDWTKYETHLNNEIQKERKKFEKIYAETLPNIQELEIYKGIVTHITERNVIVDIGFKAEGSIPIREFRENFNFEVGSNMEVMVVKMDYKGQCILSYQKAKTLRNWQRINEAYEKGEILLGYVEARTKGGLIVEIFDIECFLPGSHINVKPVRDYETYVGKTMEVKIVKINQKTKNVVVSHKILIEKDIEEQRKEMISKLDKGQVLEGKIKNILPYGAFVDLGGVDALLHITDMSWHHINHPTEVVQLEQELKFVVLGVDKDKNRVQLGLKQLQPHPWNSLDENLKVGSKVKGKVSILADYGAFVEIIPGVEALLHISEMSWSSDLSSTQDFVQIGDELEAVILTIDRKERKMSLSVKQLTPDPWINIHKKYTVGSRHVGTVLKFTNFGIFLELEKGISGILYSNDLSWGRKIKHPSEFCNINDHLEVIVLSLDPQTRRLNLGHKQLTENPWDKYEKTYSVGSIHNGRIVHLFDKGAYIQLSNPNQEEEMEIEAFAPFRFLEKKDGSILKKGEKINFQVIDFNKENKKIIVSHTAIHRDKKKKRNNRKFERSTLGDIAGLAKLKEKIEKEKK; translated from the coding sequence ATGTCTAATCAAACCGAAAAAAAAATATACAATTCATCTGTAAATAGTAGTAGGACTCAATTGAATAATCAAGAAAAGATAAAAAGTTTCGATTGGACAAAATACGAGACACATTTAAACAATGAGATACAGAAAGAAAGAAAAAAGTTTGAAAAAATATATGCGGAAACTTTACCAAATATACAAGAATTGGAAATATATAAGGGAATTGTAACGCATATTACGGAAAGAAATGTGATCGTAGATATAGGATTCAAAGCAGAAGGATCTATTCCCATTAGAGAATTTAGGGAAAATTTTAATTTTGAAGTAGGAAGTAATATGGAAGTAATGGTTGTAAAAATGGATTATAAAGGACAATGTATTCTCTCCTATCAAAAGGCAAAAACCTTAAGGAATTGGCAACGTATCAATGAAGCATATGAAAAAGGAGAAATACTTTTAGGTTATGTGGAGGCTAGAACTAAAGGAGGATTAATCGTAGAGATTTTCGATATAGAATGTTTTTTACCAGGATCTCATATTAATGTAAAACCTGTTCGAGATTATGAAACTTATGTAGGGAAAACCATGGAAGTGAAAATAGTTAAAATCAATCAAAAAACAAAAAATGTTGTTGTTTCTCATAAGATTCTGATAGAAAAAGATATTGAAGAACAAAGAAAGGAAATGATCTCTAAGTTAGATAAAGGTCAAGTTTTAGAAGGAAAAATTAAAAATATTCTTCCTTACGGAGCTTTTGTAGATCTAGGAGGTGTAGATGCTTTATTGCATATTACCGATATGAGCTGGCATCATATCAATCATCCTACAGAAGTTGTACAACTAGAACAAGAATTAAAGTTTGTTGTTTTAGGTGTAGATAAGGATAAAAATCGCGTTCAATTGGGATTGAAACAATTGCAACCTCATCCTTGGAACTCTTTAGACGAAAATTTAAAAGTAGGAAGTAAAGTAAAAGGGAAAGTGAGTATTTTAGCTGATTATGGAGCTTTTGTAGAAATTATTCCGGGTGTAGAAGCTTTATTGCATATTAGTGAAATGTCTTGGTCTTCTGATTTATCTTCTACACAAGATTTTGTACAAATAGGAGATGAATTAGAAGCTGTTATACTGACTATAGATCGTAAAGAAAGAAAAATGTCCTTAAGTGTCAAGCAGCTAACTCCAGATCCTTGGATAAATATTCATAAGAAATATACTGTTGGATCCAGACATGTGGGAACAGTTCTAAAATTTACTAATTTTGGAATTTTCTTGGAATTAGAAAAAGGAATATCTGGCATTCTTTATTCGAATGATCTTTCATGGGGAAGAAAGATCAAACATCCTTCTGAATTTTGCAATATTAATGATCACTTAGAAGTGATAGTTCTTTCTTTAGATCCTCAAACAAGAAGATTAAATTTAGGTCATAAACAATTGACAGAAAACCCATGGGATAAATATGAAAAAACTTATTCTGTAGGGAGTATTCATAATGGAAGGATAGTCCATTTATTTGATAAGGGAGCATATATACAATTGAGTAATCCAAATCAAGAAGAGGAAATGGAAATAGAAGCATTTGCTCCATTTCGTTTTTTGGAAAAAAAAGATGGGAGCATCCTTAAAAAAGGAGAAAAAATTAATTTTCAGGTTATTGATTTTAATAAAGAAAATAAAAAGATTATAGTTTCTCATACTGCAATTCATCGTGATAAAAAAAAGAAACGCAATAATAGAAAATTTGAAAGATCTACTCTTGGAGATATTGCTGGATTGGCAAAATTAAAGGAAAAAATCGAAAAGGAAAAAAAATAA
- the queA gene encoding tRNA preQ1(34) S-adenosylmethionine ribosyltransferase-isomerase QueA, which produces MRTSDFNFSFPSDFIAYYPTKERDESRLMVIHRKKNSIEHRLFKDLYEYFENGDTIILNNTKVFPARLFGNKEKTEAKIEVFLLRELDPIDRIWDVLVDPARKVRVGNKLNFGNGLTGEVIDNTTSRGRILQLHFCGSHEGLIKKIKELGKTPLPKYIQRSPEKSDEQRYQTIYAKKEGSVAAPTAGLHFSKHLLKKLEIKGINLVEITLHLGLGSFLPVEVEDISKHKMDSEKCFITKDVCNIVNQTIKQKKRICAVGTSSMRAIESSVSSSKNLNHFSGWTNKFIFPPYNFNIANSMITNFHMPKSTLLMMTVAFAGYDLIMKAYQIAIEKKYRFYSYGDAMLIL; this is translated from the coding sequence ATGAGAACTTCAGATTTTAACTTTTCTTTCCCTTCAGATTTTATAGCCTACTATCCAACAAAAGAAAGAGACGAGTCTAGATTAATGGTTATTCACAGAAAAAAAAATTCTATCGAACATAGATTATTTAAGGATTTATACGAATATTTTGAGAATGGAGATACTATTATCCTCAACAATACAAAAGTATTTCCAGCAAGACTATTCGGAAACAAAGAAAAGACAGAAGCCAAAATAGAAGTGTTTTTATTAAGAGAATTAGATCCTATAGATAGAATTTGGGATGTTTTAGTAGATCCTGCAAGAAAAGTAAGAGTAGGTAACAAACTAAATTTTGGAAATGGATTGACAGGAGAAGTGATAGACAATACCACTTCCAGAGGAAGAATTTTGCAATTACACTTTTGTGGATCACATGAAGGACTTATAAAAAAAATAAAAGAATTAGGAAAAACTCCTTTACCAAAATATATCCAGAGATCACCAGAAAAAAGTGACGAACAACGTTATCAAACTATTTATGCAAAAAAAGAAGGTTCTGTTGCCGCACCCACAGCTGGATTACATTTTTCTAAACATTTATTAAAAAAATTGGAAATAAAAGGAATAAATTTAGTAGAAATAACCTTACATCTTGGTTTAGGAAGTTTTTTACCAGTAGAAGTAGAAGATATATCCAAACACAAAATGGATTCTGAAAAATGTTTTATTACAAAAGATGTATGTAATATTGTTAATCAAACTATTAAACAAAAAAAACGTATATGTGCTGTAGGTACTTCATCTATGCGAGCTATTGAAAGTTCGGTATCTTCCAGTAAAAATTTAAATCATTTTTCAGGATGGACCAATAAATTTATATTTCCTCCTTATAATTTTAACATAGCCAATTCTATGATAACAAATTTTCATATGCCAAAATCAACACTACTTATGATGACTGTAGCTTTTGCAGGATATGATTTAATCATGAAAGCTTATCAAATAGCTATAGAAAAAAAATACAGATTTTATTCCTATGGAGATGCCATGTTAATTTTATAA
- a CDS encoding polyprenyl synthetase family protein translates to MKKILEKVKNSIKEEMKIFENQFINIIKNKVPLIDKVSHYIIHRKGKQIRPMFVFLIAKMLGPIRKKTYHTASLIELIHTATLVHDDVIDNSNLRRGYFSINAIWKNKIAVLIGDYLISKSLLLATNNNYHDLLKIICKTIKDMSEGELLQIEKSKKLNINEKIYNQIIYHKTASLIAASCEGGARSVNADEKTALNMKKFGGLTGFAFQIKDDLFDYEDSHNKNPIGKPIGMDLKEKKITLPLIYAIQKSSQNDQKWILNSIKNYNEKKRHKIIAYVKKYGGIEYATQKMIKFRNDALKILDHYPESTIKEALKTMVNFIIERNI, encoded by the coding sequence TTGAAAAAAATCCTTGAAAAGGTGAAAAATTCCATAAAAGAGGAAATGAAAATTTTCGAAAATCAATTCATCAATATCATAAAAAATAAAGTTCCTCTTATAGATAAAGTTTCACATTACATTATTCATAGAAAAGGAAAACAAATTCGTCCTATGTTTGTTTTCTTAATCGCTAAAATGTTAGGTCCTATACGAAAAAAGACCTATCATACTGCCTCTTTAATAGAATTAATACATACAGCTACTCTTGTTCACGACGATGTAATCGATAACAGCAATCTTCGTCGTGGCTATTTTTCTATCAATGCTATATGGAAAAATAAAATAGCTGTATTAATAGGAGATTATTTAATTTCCAAAAGTCTTCTATTAGCTACCAATAATAATTATCATGATCTCCTTAAAATAATTTGTAAAACTATTAAGGATATGAGTGAAGGAGAACTATTACAAATAGAAAAATCAAAAAAATTGAATATTAATGAAAAAATTTACAATCAAATCATCTATCATAAAACGGCAAGTTTAATTGCTGCCTCTTGTGAAGGAGGAGCTCGTTCAGTAAACGCAGATGAAAAAACAGCATTGAATATGAAAAAATTTGGAGGATTAACCGGTTTTGCTTTTCAAATCAAAGATGATTTATTTGATTATGAAGATTCCCACAATAAAAACCCAATTGGAAAACCTATAGGAATGGATTTAAAAGAAAAGAAAATAACACTTCCACTTATTTATGCTATTCAAAAATCCTCTCAAAATGATCAAAAATGGATATTAAATTCTATAAAAAATTATAATGAAAAAAAAAGACATAAGATTATTGCTTACGTTAAAAAATATGGAGGAATAGAATATGCTACTCAAAAAATGATAAAATTTCGTAACGATGCATTAAAAATATTAGATCATTACCCAGAAAGCACAATAAAAGAAGCATTAAAAACAATGGTTAATTTTATTATAGAAAGAAACATATAA
- the topA gene encoding type I DNA topoisomerase yields the protein MKNNLVIVESPTKANTIQMFLEKNFHVVSSYGHLIDLPEKEIGIDIKENFRPNYVILPKKIKIVQNLQKLIKNYNTIWLASDEDREGEAIAYQIYKTLNIPNEKLRRIVFHEITKKAILNAIENPRLINYNLVYAQQARRILDRLVGFKLSPILWKKINYGLSAGRVQSAAVKLIVEREKKIQNFTPIPGYQIYGTFNHKKKITLHAKFEHKIEGKEKMKKILLSCINTNFFVKKIITKQENKTPPPPFTTSTLQQEASKKLNYSISKTMFLAQKLYEEGFITYIRTDSTSLSKEILSQIKNYILYSYGKQYLSKKEFSSNNKFSQEAHESIRPTDITKKTLETLELSQKRLYQLIWKRTVIGQMSDAKIETKYFYIQSSNIENFFIYTNKTIVFDGFMKIENARNENTYLSQIKKGTPLQEKEIIAKQIFTQHLPRYNEATLVNNLEKLGIGRPSTYVPIISTIKKRNYVNIQKYIKKIKLRECFFLKKNVIIEKKDKITEIEKNKFIPTEIGILTTDFLERNFQEIVDYNFTANLEKNLDNIAKGKESWHNVIKIFYEEFYNKIKKVKKNVEKIHKQRFLGFEPISNRKIFAKIARFGPIIQIGEFKDKKKPKFYPLLIHQKIDTITFRDSLKIIELPKYLGTFEEQKIFLKMNKYNIYIQHKNKIIPVEEKIFFDSLTLKKAIDIILENKKKNN from the coding sequence ATGAAAAATAACTTGGTAATTGTAGAATCTCCCACTAAAGCTAATACTATACAGATGTTTCTAGAAAAAAATTTTCATGTAGTATCAAGTTACGGACATCTTATAGATCTTCCGGAAAAAGAAATAGGAATTGATATAAAAGAGAATTTTAGACCAAATTATGTAATATTACCTAAAAAAATAAAAATCGTTCAAAATCTTCAAAAATTAATTAAAAATTATAATACAATATGGTTAGCTTCTGATGAAGATCGTGAAGGTGAAGCCATTGCTTACCAAATTTATAAAACATTAAACATTCCTAATGAAAAATTACGAAGAATAGTATTTCACGAAATAACAAAAAAAGCTATTCTTAATGCTATAGAAAACCCAAGATTAATTAATTATAATCTCGTTTACGCTCAACAAGCAAGACGGATTTTAGATAGATTAGTAGGATTCAAGCTATCTCCTATTTTATGGAAAAAAATAAATTACGGTCTTTCCGCAGGAAGAGTTCAGTCAGCAGCTGTTAAACTTATAGTAGAACGAGAAAAAAAAATTCAAAATTTTACTCCTATTCCCGGATATCAAATATACGGAACTTTCAATCACAAAAAAAAAATTACTCTTCATGCTAAATTTGAACATAAAATAGAAGGAAAAGAAAAAATGAAGAAAATTCTTTTATCATGTATAAATACTAATTTTTTTGTAAAAAAAATTATTACTAAACAAGAAAATAAAACACCTCCTCCCCCATTTACAACATCTACTTTACAACAAGAAGCTTCTAAAAAGTTAAATTACTCCATATCTAAAACTATGTTTCTAGCACAGAAACTATATGAAGAAGGTTTTATTACATACATTCGTACGGATAGCACAAGTTTATCCAAAGAAATTCTGTCTCAAATAAAAAATTATATTCTTTATTCATATGGCAAACAATATTTATCTAAAAAAGAATTTTCATCCAATAATAAATTTTCTCAAGAAGCTCACGAATCTATTCGTCCAACGGACATAACAAAAAAAACTTTAGAGACTTTAGAATTATCTCAAAAACGTCTTTATCAACTTATATGGAAAAGAACCGTAATAGGACAAATGTCAGATGCAAAAATTGAAACAAAATATTTTTATATTCAATCTTCAAATATTGAAAATTTTTTTATTTATACAAATAAAACTATTGTATTTGATGGTTTTATGAAAATAGAAAATGCTAGAAACGAGAATACTTATTTATCTCAAATTAAAAAGGGGACTCCTTTACAAGAAAAAGAAATTATAGCCAAACAAATTTTTACCCAACATCTACCTAGATATAATGAAGCCACCTTAGTTAATAATTTAGAAAAACTAGGAATAGGAAGACCTTCTACTTATGTTCCTATTATTTCCACTATAAAAAAAAGGAATTATGTGAATATACAAAAATACATCAAAAAAATAAAACTACGTGAATGTTTTTTTCTTAAAAAAAATGTCATTATCGAAAAAAAAGATAAAATTACCGAAATAGAAAAAAATAAATTTATACCCACAGAAATAGGTATTCTAACTACTGATTTTTTGGAAAGGAATTTTCAAGAAATCGTAGATTACAATTTCACAGCAAATTTAGAAAAAAATTTAGATAATATAGCTAAAGGTAAAGAGTCCTGGCATAACGTTATTAAAATTTTTTATGAGGAATTCTATAATAAAATAAAAAAAGTAAAAAAAAATGTAGAAAAGATTCACAAACAACGTTTTCTTGGTTTTGAGCCTATATCTAATAGAAAAATATTTGCTAAAATAGCTCGTTTTGGTCCTATCATTCAAATAGGAGAATTCAAAGATAAAAAAAAACCAAAATTTTATCCTTTATTAATTCATCAAAAAATTGATACAATCACCTTTAGGGATTCCTTAAAAATTATCGAGTTACCTAAATATTTAGGAACCTTTGAAGAACAAAAAATATTTTTAAAAATGAATAAATACAACATTTATATACAACATAAAAACAAAATAATTCCAGTTGAAGAAAAAATTTTTTTTGATTCATTAACTTTAAAAAAAGCTATTGATATTATTCTAGAAAATAAAAAAAAAAATAATTAA
- the rsmI gene encoding 16S rRNA (cytidine(1402)-2'-O)-methyltransferase: protein MLYIVPTPIGNLEDITFRSLRILKEVDLILTENYKISKKLLNFYNVKTSTKTYHIYNERKKIPFILKEIKNGKNLALISNAGTPSISDPGFLLIKNCIKHSIEIECLPGPTSIIPALVISGFPINEFTFIGFLPKKKRKMKLEKLSKENRTFIFYESPHRLLRTLNDLKDFFGLKRKIVICKEISKIFQETLRGNIKDMILYYENVKKIFGEYILILDKKNENE from the coding sequence ATGCTATATATAGTTCCTACTCCTATAGGAAATTTAGAAGATATAACTTTTAGAAGTTTACGAATATTAAAAGAGGTAGATCTTATTCTAACAGAGAATTATAAAATTTCAAAAAAATTGTTGAATTTTTATAATGTTAAAACTTCTACAAAAACTTATCATATTTATAATGAACGTAAAAAGATTCCCTTTATTTTAAAAGAAATAAAAAATGGAAAGAATTTAGCATTGATTTCTAACGCTGGAACTCCAAGTATATCCGATCCAGGATTTTTACTTATTAAAAATTGTATAAAACATTCTATAGAAATAGAATGTTTACCAGGACCAACATCTATTATTCCAGCATTGGTAATTTCTGGTTTCCCTATTAATGAATTTACATTTATTGGTTTCTTACCGAAAAAAAAAAGAAAAATGAAACTCGAAAAATTATCAAAAGAAAACAGAACTTTTATTTTCTACGAATCTCCTCATAGATTATTACGAACATTAAACGATTTAAAAGATTTTTTTGGATTAAAAAGAAAAATTGTTATTTGCAAAGAAATATCCAAAATTTTTCAAGAAACTTTGAGGGGGAATATTAAAGATATGATTTTATATTATGAAAACGTTAAAAAAATATTTGGAGAATATATTCTCATTCTTGACAAAAAAAATGAAAATGAATAA